One Prunus dulcis chromosome 8, ALMONDv2, whole genome shotgun sequence DNA window includes the following coding sequences:
- the LOC117636947 gene encoding serine/threonine-protein kinase BSK1 isoform X1 — MGCCESKVSEKQPEKLQTQAHANNSRTPTHHPNPSPGSDQETGGAPPFSEFSFSDLKAATNNFSSDYIVSESGEKAPNLVYKGRLQNRRWIAVKKFTKMAWPDPKQFAEEAWGVGKLRHRRLANLIGYCCDGDERLLVAEYMPTDTLAKHLFHWENQTIEWAMRLRVGLYIAEALDYCSTEGRPLYHDLNAYRVLFDEDGDPRLSCFGLMRNSRDGKSYSTNLAYTPPEYLRNGRVTPESVIYSFGTVLLDLLSGKHIPPSHALDMIRGKNIILLMDSHLEGKFSTEEATVVVNLASQCLQYEPRERPNTKDLVATLAPLQTKPEVPSYVMLGIPKHEEAPATPQRPLSAMGEACSRMDLTAIHQILVMTHYRDDEGTNELSFQEWTQQMRDMLEARKRGDYAFRDKDFKTAIDCYSQFIDVGTMVSPTVFARRSLCYLLNEQPDAALRDAMQAQCVYPDWPTAFYMQSVALAKLDMHKDAADMLNEATALEEKRQRGGRGS, encoded by the exons ATGGGTTGCTGTGAATCAAAGGTTTCAGAGAAGCAACCAGAGAAGCTCCAAACCCAAGCACATGCCAACAACAGCCGGACTCCGACCCACCACCCGAACCCATCTCCCGGATCCGACCAGGAAACCGGCGGAGCTCCACCCTTCTCTGAATTCTCCTTCTCGGACCTCAAAGCAGCCACCAACAACTTCAGCTCCGACTACATAGTCTCAGAGAGCGGTGAGAAAGCCCCTAACCTTGTCTACAAAGGGCGGCTGCAGAACCGCCGTTGGATCGCCGTCAAGAAGTTCACCAAGATGGCTTGGCCTGATCCCAAGCAGTTTGCG gAGGAAGCTTGGGGTGTTGGGAAGCTGAGGCATCGGAGGCTTGCGAATTTAATTGGGTATTGCTGTGATGGTGATGAGAGGCTGCTTGTTGCTGAGTACATGCCTACTGATACTTTAGCTAAGCATTTGTTTCATT GGGAGAATCAAACCATTGAGTGGGCTATGCGTTTAAGAGTGGGTCTTTATATTGCTGAAGCTTTAGATTATTGTAGTACTGAGGGCCGTCCATTATACCACGATTTGAATGCTTATAGGGTTCTCTTTGACGAG GATGGTGATCCTCGTCTTTCCTGTTTTGGCTTGATGAGAAATAGTAGGGATGGGAAGAGTTATAGCACGAATCTTGCCTACACGCCGCCTGAGTATTTAAGAAATG GAAGGGTCACTCCAGAAAGTGTTATTTATAGCTTTGGCACTGTCCTTCTAGATCTGCTAAGTGGAAAGCACATCCCTCCAAGTCAT GCTCTTGATATGATACGGGGGAAAAATATCATTCTCTTAATGGATTCACATTTGGAGGGGAAATTTTCTACAGAGGAAGCAACCGTGGTTGTTAATCTTGCCTCTCAATGTCTCCAATATGAACCCAGAGAGCGGCCTAATACGAAAGACCTTGTTGCAACACTTGCTCCACTGCAGACCAAACCTGAA GTCCCATCTTATGTCATGCTTGGAATTCCAAAGCATGAGGAAGCCCCTGCAACCCCACAACGTCCCCTTTCTGCAATGGGCGAGGCCTGTTCTCGGATGGACCTCACAGCAATCCATCAGATCTTGGTTATGACGCACTACCGAGATGATGAAGGAACCAATGAG TTATCTTTCCAAGAGTGGACTCAACAAATGAGAGACATGCTGGAGGCAAGAAAGCGAGGGGACTATGCATTTCGtgacaaagattttaaaactgccattgattgTTACTCCCAG TTCATAGATGTTGGAACTATGGTGTCCCCAACTGTTTTTGCACGACGCAGTTTATGCTATCTGTTAAATGAGCAACCTGATGCTGCTCTTCGAGATGCAATGCAAGCACAATGTGTTTATCCAGACTGGCCCACGGCCTTCTACATGCAGTCAGTTGCTCTAGCCAAGCTAGACATGCACAAGGACGCCGCCGACATGTTAAATGAAGCAACTGCACTAGAAGAAAAGCGGCAACGAGGAGGCAGGGGATCATGA
- the LOC117636947 gene encoding serine/threonine-protein kinase BSK1 isoform X2, with product MGCCESKVSEKQPEKLQTQAHANNSRTPTHHPNPSPGSDQETGGAPPFSEFSFSDLKAATNNFSSDYIVSESGEKAPNLVYKGRLQNRRWIAVKKFTKMAWPDPKQFAEEAWGVGKLRHRRLANLIGYCCDGDERLLVAEYMPTDTLAKHLFHWENQTIEWAMRLRVGLYIAEALDYCSTEGRPLYHDLNAYRVLFDEDGDPRLSCFGLMRNSRDGKSYSTNLAYTPPEYLRNGRVTPESVIYSFGTVLLDLLSGKHIPPSHALDMIRGKNIILLMDSHLEGKFSTEEATVVVNLASQCLQYEPRERPNTKDLVATLAPLQTKPELSFQEWTQQMRDMLEARKRGDYAFRDKDFKTAIDCYSQFIDVGTMVSPTVFARRSLCYLLNEQPDAALRDAMQAQCVYPDWPTAFYMQSVALAKLDMHKDAADMLNEATALEEKRQRGGRGS from the exons ATGGGTTGCTGTGAATCAAAGGTTTCAGAGAAGCAACCAGAGAAGCTCCAAACCCAAGCACATGCCAACAACAGCCGGACTCCGACCCACCACCCGAACCCATCTCCCGGATCCGACCAGGAAACCGGCGGAGCTCCACCCTTCTCTGAATTCTCCTTCTCGGACCTCAAAGCAGCCACCAACAACTTCAGCTCCGACTACATAGTCTCAGAGAGCGGTGAGAAAGCCCCTAACCTTGTCTACAAAGGGCGGCTGCAGAACCGCCGTTGGATCGCCGTCAAGAAGTTCACCAAGATGGCTTGGCCTGATCCCAAGCAGTTTGCG gAGGAAGCTTGGGGTGTTGGGAAGCTGAGGCATCGGAGGCTTGCGAATTTAATTGGGTATTGCTGTGATGGTGATGAGAGGCTGCTTGTTGCTGAGTACATGCCTACTGATACTTTAGCTAAGCATTTGTTTCATT GGGAGAATCAAACCATTGAGTGGGCTATGCGTTTAAGAGTGGGTCTTTATATTGCTGAAGCTTTAGATTATTGTAGTACTGAGGGCCGTCCATTATACCACGATTTGAATGCTTATAGGGTTCTCTTTGACGAG GATGGTGATCCTCGTCTTTCCTGTTTTGGCTTGATGAGAAATAGTAGGGATGGGAAGAGTTATAGCACGAATCTTGCCTACACGCCGCCTGAGTATTTAAGAAATG GAAGGGTCACTCCAGAAAGTGTTATTTATAGCTTTGGCACTGTCCTTCTAGATCTGCTAAGTGGAAAGCACATCCCTCCAAGTCAT GCTCTTGATATGATACGGGGGAAAAATATCATTCTCTTAATGGATTCACATTTGGAGGGGAAATTTTCTACAGAGGAAGCAACCGTGGTTGTTAATCTTGCCTCTCAATGTCTCCAATATGAACCCAGAGAGCGGCCTAATACGAAAGACCTTGTTGCAACACTTGCTCCACTGCAGACCAAACCTGAA TTATCTTTCCAAGAGTGGACTCAACAAATGAGAGACATGCTGGAGGCAAGAAAGCGAGGGGACTATGCATTTCGtgacaaagattttaaaactgccattgattgTTACTCCCAG TTCATAGATGTTGGAACTATGGTGTCCCCAACTGTTTTTGCACGACGCAGTTTATGCTATCTGTTAAATGAGCAACCTGATGCTGCTCTTCGAGATGCAATGCAAGCACAATGTGTTTATCCAGACTGGCCCACGGCCTTCTACATGCAGTCAGTTGCTCTAGCCAAGCTAGACATGCACAAGGACGCCGCCGACATGTTAAATGAAGCAACTGCACTAGAAGAAAAGCGGCAACGAGGAGGCAGGGGATCATGA